A window of the Haloarcula litorea genome harbors these coding sequences:
- a CDS encoding DUF7117 family protein: MKIRGDRECQDCGTRWSYYDTGSIACPDCGSVHSVGVDDRTEHTDAPVEFDLTAVRNRVDADPLEDVARAAAEECREYTRKRGFIDAGTLQPLDETFVAATELQHVADHVAREMRPDDAIQRHFYDLLGGADDGERPAADEVPTALRSPYGLAMAAAVEAYQRDVRTYLDAHPDEQARQLSGRVRDHRKRIEALDGDVDPGDANRLLHAARDLGRFAAGEESAYVTADNWLSGLESSE, from the coding sequence ATGAAGATACGGGGCGACCGCGAGTGCCAGGACTGCGGGACCCGGTGGTCGTACTACGACACCGGCAGCATCGCCTGCCCGGACTGTGGGAGCGTCCACAGCGTGGGAGTCGACGACCGGACGGAACACACCGACGCGCCGGTCGAGTTCGATCTGACGGCCGTCCGGAACCGCGTCGACGCCGACCCGCTCGAAGACGTGGCCCGCGCGGCGGCCGAGGAGTGTCGCGAGTACACGCGCAAGCGCGGATTCATCGACGCCGGGACGCTCCAGCCGCTCGACGAGACGTTCGTGGCGGCGACCGAACTCCAGCACGTCGCCGACCACGTCGCTCGCGAGATGCGTCCCGACGACGCGATACAGCGCCACTTCTACGACCTGCTGGGGGGTGCCGACGACGGGGAGCGGCCGGCCGCCGACGAGGTGCCGACGGCGCTGCGGTCCCCGTACGGCCTCGCGATGGCGGCGGCCGTCGAGGCCTACCAGCGCGACGTGCGGACGTACCTCGACGCCCACCCGGACGAGCAGGCCCGGCAGCTCTCGGGCCGCGTCCGCGACCACCGCAAGCGAATCGAAGCGCTGGACGGCGACGTCGATCCGGGCGACGCGAACCGACTGCTGCACGCGGCCCGTGATCTGGGTCGGTTCGCCGCCGGCGAGGAGAGCGCATACGTCACCGCGGACAACTGGCTGAGCGGGCTGGAGTCGTCGGAGTGA
- the tbsP gene encoding transcriptional regulator TbsP has protein sequence MSATLLQDDVGGVLSTVFETADDTVYVVNPARATIAELVTTLDAEDDRPDVRLLADERALKDVMDDFLVASTAADLVEGGVLQMRVLGDVPNHSLVVTDDSVYSLVSVGDAVGGLSSDDGDFVDDAKAYYGTTWESADAYSLRTPAISRVRSTLAEDIGEETAEDFDDVLGSLATARGDGDGLDEVTISLLVAAKNGELLYDISKWGEDVGLASKATFSRTKTKLEDMGLIDTEKVPIDVGRPRLRLKLGDERLEGAETDELATVAQSLLAA, from the coding sequence ATGAGTGCCACTCTGCTGCAGGACGACGTCGGGGGCGTCCTGTCGACGGTGTTCGAGACGGCCGACGACACGGTGTACGTCGTCAACCCGGCGCGGGCGACGATCGCCGAACTCGTCACGACGCTCGACGCCGAAGACGACCGACCCGACGTCCGGCTGCTCGCCGACGAACGCGCGCTGAAGGACGTGATGGACGACTTCCTCGTCGCGAGTACGGCGGCAGACCTCGTCGAGGGCGGCGTCCTCCAGATGCGGGTCCTCGGGGACGTGCCGAACCACTCGCTGGTCGTGACCGACGACTCGGTGTACTCGCTGGTCTCGGTCGGCGACGCCGTCGGGGGACTGAGCAGCGACGACGGGGACTTCGTCGACGACGCGAAGGCCTACTACGGGACGACGTGGGAGAGCGCGGACGCCTACAGCCTCCGCACGCCGGCCATCTCCCGGGTGCGGTCGACGCTTGCAGAGGACATCGGCGAGGAGACGGCCGAGGACTTCGACGACGTGCTCGGGTCGCTGGCGACCGCCCGCGGCGACGGCGACGGCCTCGACGAGGTGACGATCAGCCTGCTGGTGGCCGCGAAGAACGGCGAACTCCTCTACGACATCAGCAAGTGGGGCGAGGACGTCGGCCTCGCGAGCAAGGCGACGTTCTCCCGGACGAAGACGAAGCTCGAAGACATGGGTCTCATCGACACGGAGAAGGTGCCCATCGACGTGGGTCGCCCGCGGCTGCGGCTGAAGCTCGGCGACGAGCGCCTCGAAGGCGCGGAGACCGACGAACTGGCGACGGTCGCACAGAGCCTGCTGGCGGCGTAG
- a CDS encoding bifunctional methylenetetrahydrofolate dehydrogenase/methenyltetrahydrofolate cyclohydrolase → MTEIIDGNAVAQSIRDDLATAIDQLAEEGVQPSLATVLMSDDPASETYVSMKQDDCAEVGIEAIDIEIDPDADASELYDAIDDLNGDENVNGILVQMPVPDHVSDREVLRAVDPVKDVDGFHPENVGRLVAGNARYKPCTPHGVQKLIEAAGVETEGADAVVVGRSDIVGKPMANLLVQKAPGGNATTTVCHSRTKDLAAKTRQADILVAAAGVPEMIDGGMIKEGATVIDVGINRVDADTEKGYELVGDVEFDSAKEKAGAITPVPGGVGPMTRAMLLYNTVKAAGLQHGVDVDLP, encoded by the coding sequence ATGACGGAGATCATCGACGGGAACGCCGTCGCACAGTCGATCCGGGACGACCTCGCGACAGCCATCGACCAGCTGGCCGAGGAAGGCGTCCAGCCGTCGCTGGCGACGGTCCTGATGAGCGACGACCCCGCCAGCGAGACGTACGTCTCGATGAAGCAGGACGACTGCGCCGAGGTGGGCATCGAGGCAATCGACATCGAGATCGACCCCGACGCGGACGCGAGCGAACTGTACGACGCCATCGACGACCTGAACGGCGACGAGAACGTGAACGGGATCCTCGTCCAGATGCCGGTCCCCGACCACGTCTCCGACCGCGAGGTCCTGCGGGCCGTCGACCCCGTGAAGGACGTCGACGGCTTCCACCCGGAGAACGTCGGCCGCCTCGTCGCCGGGAACGCCCGCTACAAGCCCTGTACGCCCCACGGCGTCCAGAAGCTCATCGAGGCCGCCGGCGTCGAGACGGAGGGCGCGGACGCCGTCGTCGTCGGCCGGTCGGACATCGTCGGCAAGCCGATGGCGAACCTCCTCGTCCAGAAGGCCCCGGGCGGCAACGCGACGACGACGGTGTGTCACTCCCGGACGAAGGACCTGGCCGCCAAGACCCGTCAGGCGGACATCCTCGTGGCCGCCGCCGGCGTCCCCGAGATGATCGACGGCGGGATGATCAAGGAGGGCGCGACCGTGATCGACGTCGGCATCAACCGCGTGGACGCGGACACCGAGAAGGGGTACGAACTCGTCGGCGACGTCGAGTTCGACAGCGCCAAGGAGAAGGCCGGCGCGATCACGCCCGTCCCCGGCGGCGTCGGGCCGATGACCCGCGCGATGCTGCTGTACAACACCGTCAAGGCCGCGGGCCTGCAACACGGTGTCGACGTCGACCTGCCCTGA
- a CDS encoding sensor histidine kinase — translation MLPRVISRDFPRTVAVTLAAVALLTVLTAAGGYVYGVGAVASDGSLDTAASVRAESVGDWRAGLAAQTRLLSAAGPIADGNATSAQRYLTGVSTRATDSVAGVYYVRTDDGGGTVAASTDEPVRGSSLATARSAWQRAVGAASDGPAQSVVTTRSGYDHAGNETLVFASPVPDGGGVVVLVGQFDPTRLGGPGTTTAVVGSSGDPVFDPARGGVGRLVGANRLDADGPGTVRTDGGRRVAYAPVDGTDWTVVTATDRGGVARPAGVFGLTLGLVVAVTLCSLTVAGVAVHRAAVRPAAHLRDRVTDLGSGAFETDLSTDRTDEFGRLAAALAETRDALRAQVEGAHEAREVAERSKAELERQNRRLDQFASTLSHDIRNPLAVARGHTELLAARLDGLDDDADLRDHVQKLARAHDRIEAIIDDVLTLTREAEAARETERVSVESVAREAWDHVDSGDATLAVTGDRTVEADRSRLLRAFENLFRNSVEHGSTEERAASDDAVDHAGGVTVEVGTLADGFYVADDGPGVPTEEIDEVFDYGHTTSDDGTGLGLSIVDSVAEAHGWRCYLDATYEGGAMFVFADVSESGDADTETDAFEWGRADDA, via the coding sequence GTGCTGCCCCGCGTTATCAGTCGCGACTTCCCGCGGACCGTCGCCGTCACACTGGCCGCGGTCGCGCTGTTGACGGTTCTCACCGCGGCCGGCGGGTACGTCTACGGGGTCGGCGCGGTCGCCTCCGACGGGTCCCTCGACACCGCGGCGTCCGTCCGGGCCGAGAGCGTCGGCGACTGGCGCGCCGGCCTGGCCGCACAGACCCGACTGCTCTCGGCCGCGGGACCGATCGCCGACGGCAACGCCACGAGCGCACAGCGGTACCTGACCGGCGTCTCGACGCGGGCGACGGACAGCGTCGCCGGCGTCTACTACGTCCGGACGGACGACGGCGGCGGGACCGTCGCGGCGAGCACGGACGAGCCCGTTCGGGGGTCGTCGCTCGCGACCGCTCGTTCCGCCTGGCAGCGCGCCGTCGGAGCCGCCAGCGACGGCCCCGCACAGTCCGTCGTGACCACGCGGAGCGGCTACGACCACGCCGGGAACGAGACGCTGGTGTTCGCCAGTCCGGTCCCGGACGGCGGAGGTGTCGTCGTCCTGGTCGGGCAGTTCGACCCGACCCGGCTCGGCGGGCCGGGGACGACGACGGCCGTCGTCGGATCGTCGGGCGATCCGGTCTTCGATCCGGCACGCGGGGGCGTCGGCCGACTCGTCGGTGCGAACCGCCTCGACGCGGACGGCCCCGGGACGGTCCGGACCGACGGCGGCCGACGCGTCGCGTACGCGCCGGTCGACGGAACGGACTGGACCGTCGTCACCGCCACCGATCGCGGAGGCGTCGCCCGGCCCGCCGGCGTCTTCGGACTGACGCTCGGGCTCGTCGTCGCCGTGACGCTGTGTTCGCTGACCGTCGCCGGCGTCGCCGTCCATCGGGCCGCGGTTCGTCCCGCTGCTCACCTCCGGGACCGGGTGACCGACCTGGGGTCGGGGGCGTTCGAGACCGACCTCTCGACGGACCGGACAGACGAGTTCGGCCGGCTGGCGGCGGCGCTGGCCGAGACGCGGGACGCGCTGCGCGCACAGGTGGAGGGCGCACACGAGGCGCGCGAGGTGGCCGAACGGTCCAAGGCGGAACTGGAGCGACAGAACCGCCGGCTCGACCAGTTCGCGTCGACGCTCTCCCACGACATCAGGAACCCCCTGGCGGTCGCTCGCGGCCACACGGAACTGCTCGCGGCCCGTCTGGACGGGCTCGACGACGACGCCGATCTCCGGGACCACGTCCAGAAACTCGCACGGGCTCACGACCGCATCGAGGCGATCATCGACGACGTCCTCACCCTGACGCGGGAGGCCGAGGCCGCCCGGGAGACCGAACGGGTCTCCGTCGAGTCCGTCGCCCGCGAGGCCTGGGACCACGTCGACAGCGGCGACGCCACGCTCGCGGTCACGGGGGACCGGACCGTCGAGGCCGACCGCTCCCGCCTGCTCCGGGCCTTCGAGAACCTCTTTCGCAACAGCGTCGAACACGGCTCCACGGAGGAGCGGGCAGCCTCCGACGACGCCGTCGACCACGCCGGCGGCGTCACCGTCGAGGTCGGGACGCTGGCCGACGGCTTCTACGTCGCCGACGACGGCCCCGGCGTCCCGACGGAGGAGATCGACGAGGTCTTCGACTACGGGCACACGACCAGCGACGACGGGACCGGCCTCGGGCTCTCTATCGTCGACTCCGTCGCCGAGGCCCACGGCTGGCGGTGCTACCTCGACGCGACCTACGAGGGCGGTGCGATGTTCGTCTTCGCGGACGTGAGCGAGTCCGGGGACGCGGACACGGAGACGGACGCGTTCGAGTGGGGACGGGCCGACGACGCCTGA
- a CDS encoding AI-2E family transporter, giving the protein MAVGDDVDWPRAFWVGFGVVLAAVLLFVLYSFVGTFVFGVFLYYATRPLYRRLYRRIRQRTLAALAALALLALPVLVLLYYTIAIALQEFERFSQTADLGPYANVVDPYLNVSDVVQNPQALLSDAGGTSIIVDSLSQFLDYLGLVGTGLVHAFVMFAVAFYLLRDGPRLAEWGKGFLDHRGALDHYFREVDRSFHKVFYGNILNAIVTGAIGAITFNLVDFVAPAGIGVPYPALTGLLAGAASLIPIIGMKIVYVPMAGYLAVQTAFGGEQWWFVGLFVGVAFVVVDTIPDLLVRPYVSSGGGFSFGPFGRATAGEPARNGIHTGTLMFAYIFGPFLFGWYGIFLAPMILVLILHFGRFVLPELVEGAQIRPQAVDPTNLVGEDVGDRPVDGELDGVDEESTAVPPGPTGSSEEAGDD; this is encoded by the coding sequence ATGGCCGTAGGCGACGACGTCGACTGGCCCCGGGCGTTCTGGGTGGGGTTCGGGGTGGTGCTGGCAGCGGTGTTGCTGTTCGTCCTCTACTCGTTCGTCGGGACGTTCGTCTTCGGGGTGTTCCTCTACTACGCCACCCGACCGCTGTACCGACGCCTGTACCGCCGGATCAGGCAGCGCACGCTGGCGGCGCTGGCCGCACTGGCGCTGCTGGCGCTCCCGGTGCTGGTGTTGCTGTACTACACCATCGCCATCGCCCTCCAGGAGTTCGAGCGGTTCTCACAGACGGCCGACCTCGGTCCCTACGCGAACGTGGTCGACCCGTACCTCAACGTCTCGGACGTCGTCCAGAACCCGCAGGCGCTGCTGTCGGACGCGGGCGGCACCAGCATTATCGTCGACTCGCTGTCGCAGTTCCTCGACTACCTCGGCCTGGTCGGGACGGGCCTGGTCCACGCCTTCGTGATGTTCGCCGTCGCCTTCTACCTCCTCCGTGACGGCCCCCGCCTGGCCGAGTGGGGGAAGGGGTTCCTCGACCACCGGGGGGCGCTCGACCACTACTTCCGCGAGGTGGACCGCAGTTTCCACAAGGTGTTCTACGGCAACATCCTCAACGCCATCGTCACGGGAGCCATCGGCGCGATCACGTTCAACCTCGTCGACTTCGTCGCACCGGCCGGGATCGGCGTTCCCTACCCCGCGCTGACGGGCCTGCTGGCCGGTGCCGCCAGCCTCATCCCCATCATCGGGATGAAGATCGTCTACGTGCCGATGGCGGGGTACCTGGCCGTGCAGACCGCGTTCGGCGGCGAGCAGTGGTGGTTCGTCGGCCTGTTCGTCGGCGTCGCGTTCGTCGTCGTCGACACGATCCCCGACCTGCTCGTCCGGCCGTACGTCTCCAGCGGCGGCGGGTTCTCGTTCGGCCCGTTCGGCAGGGCGACCGCGGGCGAGCCGGCCCGAAACGGCATCCACACCGGCACGCTGATGTTCGCGTACATCTTCGGGCCGTTCCTCTTCGGGTGGTACGGGATCTTCCTCGCGCCGATGATCCTCGTCCTGATCCTCCACTTCGGGCGGTTCGTCCTCCCGGAACTCGTCGAGGGTGCACAGATACGACCGCAGGCGGTGGACCCCACGAACCTCGTGGGCGAGGACGTCGGCGACCGGCCGGTCGACGGGGAACTCGACGGCGTCGACGAGGAGTCGACGGCCGTCCCACCGGGGCCGACCGGGTCCTCTGAGGAGGCGGGCGACGACTGA
- the glyA gene encoding serine hydroxymethyltransferase, translating to MTYDTVREVDPAVADALEGERARQNDTLAMIASENHVSEAVMEAQRSELTNKYAEGYPGERYYGGCEYADAVENLAIERAKELWGAEHVNVQPHSGSQANMGVYLAMLEPGDKILSLDLTHGGHLSHGHPANFAGQVYDVEQYEVDPETGYIDYEGLREHAEEFEPDIIVSGYSAYPREVDFERIQEAADAADAYHLADIAHITGLVAAGVHESPVGVADFVTGSTHKTIRAGRGGIIMCDEEYADDVDAAVFPGAQGGPLMHNVAGKAVGFGEALTPAFDEYAEQTVANAKALGDRLQEHGLDLVSGGTDNHLVLIDLRPSHPDTTGKEVEEALEEAGIVLNANTVPGETRSAFNPSGIRAGTPGLTTRGFDEEACREVADLIYEVVDAPGEESVVAEVSDRVDELTDEYTLYD from the coding sequence ATGACCTACGACACGGTTCGCGAGGTCGATCCGGCCGTCGCCGACGCCCTCGAGGGCGAGCGGGCCCGCCAGAACGACACCCTGGCGATGATCGCCAGCGAGAACCACGTCTCCGAAGCGGTGATGGAGGCCCAGCGCTCCGAACTGACCAACAAGTACGCCGAGGGGTATCCCGGCGAGCGCTACTACGGCGGCTGTGAGTACGCCGACGCGGTCGAAAACCTCGCCATCGAACGCGCCAAGGAGTTGTGGGGTGCCGAACACGTCAACGTCCAGCCGCACTCGGGCTCGCAGGCGAACATGGGCGTCTACCTGGCGATGCTGGAGCCGGGCGACAAGATCCTCTCGCTGGACTTGACCCACGGCGGCCACCTCTCACACGGCCATCCCGCGAACTTCGCCGGCCAGGTCTACGACGTCGAGCAGTACGAGGTCGACCCCGAGACCGGCTACATCGACTACGAGGGGCTCCGCGAGCACGCCGAGGAGTTCGAACCCGACATCATCGTCTCCGGGTACTCCGCCTATCCGCGGGAAGTGGACTTCGAGCGGATTCAAGAGGCGGCCGACGCCGCCGACGCCTACCACCTCGCGGACATCGCCCACATCACGGGCCTGGTCGCCGCGGGCGTCCACGAGTCGCCGGTCGGGGTGGCGGACTTCGTGACCGGCTCGACGCACAAGACGATCCGGGCGGGTCGGGGCGGGATCATCATGTGCGACGAGGAGTACGCCGACGACGTCGACGCGGCGGTGTTCCCGGGCGCACAGGGCGGGCCGCTGATGCACAACGTGGCGGGCAAGGCGGTTGGCTTCGGCGAGGCGCTGACCCCAGCCTTCGACGAGTACGCCGAACAGACCGTGGCAAACGCGAAGGCGCTGGGCGATCGCCTGCAAGAGCACGGCCTGGACCTGGTTTCGGGCGGGACGGACAACCACCTGGTGCTGATCGACCTGCGGCCCTCCCATCCCGACACCACCGGCAAGGAAGTCGAGGAGGCATTAGAGGAGGCGGGGATCGTGCTGAACGCGAACACGGTACCGGGGGAGACGCGGTCGGCGTTCAACCCGTCGGGGATCCGAGCGGGGACGCCCGGGCTGACGACGCGGGGCTTCGACGAGGAGGCCTGCCGGGAGGTGGCGGACCTGATCTACGAGGTCGTCGACGCGCCGGGCGAGGAGAGTGTCGTCGCCGAGGTCAGCGACCGCGTCGACGAACTGACCGACGAGTACACCCTCTACGACTGA
- a CDS encoding NUDIX hydrolase: MPSLNAFGDGVYTRRVTRAVDATTFDAVRTRVEAGLEWGVGALAEDDDGRALLVYEDDIWKLPGGGVEPAETREAALVREVREETGVEVGVDELLAVSEVTLVDGARETEFHFGTYRATPESTDLASNPGLADEDIERVAWKRDLPENCLDGDLLRRVR, from the coding sequence ATGCCGTCGCTGAACGCCTTCGGGGACGGAGTCTACACCCGGCGGGTCACCAGGGCGGTCGACGCGACCACGTTCGACGCCGTCCGGACGCGCGTCGAGGCGGGGCTGGAGTGGGGCGTCGGCGCGCTGGCGGAGGACGACGACGGCCGGGCGCTGCTCGTGTACGAGGACGACATCTGGAAGCTCCCGGGCGGCGGCGTCGAGCCCGCCGAGACGCGCGAGGCGGCGCTGGTCCGAGAGGTCCGCGAGGAGACGGGCGTCGAAGTCGGCGTCGACGAGCTGCTCGCCGTGAGCGAAGTGACCCTCGTGGACGGTGCCCGCGAGACGGAGTTCCACTTCGGCACCTACCGCGCGACGCCGGAGAGCACCGACCTGGCCTCGAACCCCGGGCTCGCCGACGAGGACATCGAGCGCGTGGCGTGGAAACGGGACCTCCCGGAGAACTGTCTCGACGGCGACCTGCTCCGGCGTGTCAGGTAG
- a CDS encoding MgtC/SapB family protein: MQFPAQLGAAATDATVIRILLAGALGMFLGLEREWSEKAAGIRTFALISLLAAVFTVVESEVLLVVGGVLVIVQGVLLAVQGLLADERSGLSLTTSVSMLVAYGVGALVAGGFVLEGVTVAVLSSLLLVLKRELHSFAWGLSREEVRAATEFAILAFVVYPLLPAEPVAIPGDFVSVTVELRVIWLMVVFVAGIGIVNYAVVQSYGGRGVAVTGFFGGLASSTAVVGTMLDHVRQRPAASSYALAAILLADAAMALRNLLITLVFTLETGPLTTAVLPLGVVIVGAIAVAAYAADWDEQVEMDLDSPFSLRNALTFGGVFLLVVVLGAVASGRFGTAGLYVTAALSGLVSSAGATTSAVLLYRGGAIDGETATVAVLVATAASILVKAALTAPGPDRRFASRVALWSGVVLAGATLVTAALLL; encoded by the coding sequence ATGCAGTTCCCGGCCCAGCTCGGCGCGGCGGCGACGGACGCGACGGTGATACGCATCCTGCTGGCCGGCGCGCTCGGGATGTTCCTCGGTCTGGAGCGAGAGTGGTCGGAGAAGGCCGCGGGGATCCGGACGTTCGCGCTCATCAGCCTGTTGGCTGCGGTGTTCACCGTCGTCGAGAGCGAGGTGCTGCTGGTCGTCGGCGGGGTGCTCGTCATCGTGCAGGGCGTCCTGCTCGCGGTCCAGGGGCTCCTCGCGGACGAGCGGTCGGGGCTCTCGCTGACGACCTCCGTCTCGATGCTCGTGGCCTACGGGGTCGGCGCGCTGGTCGCCGGCGGCTTCGTCCTCGAAGGGGTCACCGTCGCAGTGCTGTCGTCGCTGCTGCTCGTGCTCAAGCGCGAACTCCACAGCTTCGCGTGGGGGCTGAGTCGCGAGGAGGTCCGTGCGGCGACGGAGTTCGCCATCCTCGCGTTCGTCGTCTACCCCCTCCTGCCGGCCGAGCCGGTCGCGATCCCGGGCGACTTCGTCTCCGTCACCGTCGAGTTGCGCGTCATCTGGCTGATGGTCGTGTTCGTGGCCGGGATCGGGATCGTCAACTACGCCGTCGTCCAGAGCTACGGCGGCCGCGGCGTCGCAGTCACGGGCTTTTTCGGCGGCCTGGCGTCCTCGACGGCGGTGGTGGGGACGATGCTCGACCACGTCCGGCAGCGCCCCGCGGCGTCGTCGTACGCGCTGGCGGCGATCCTGCTCGCCGATGCCGCGATGGCACTCCGGAACCTGCTCATCACGCTCGTGTTCACGCTGGAGACCGGCCCGCTGACCACGGCCGTTCTGCCGCTCGGCGTCGTCATCGTCGGGGCGATCGCGGTCGCCGCGTACGCGGCCGACTGGGACGAACAGGTCGAGATGGACCTCGACAGTCCGTTCTCGCTGCGGAACGCGCTGACCTTCGGGGGCGTGTTCCTGCTGGTGGTCGTCCTCGGTGCCGTCGCCAGCGGACGCTTCGGGACGGCGGGGCTCTACGTCACGGCCGCACTCAGCGGGCTGGTCTCCAGCGCGGGCGCGACCACCTCGGCGGTCCTGCTGTACCGGGGCGGAGCCATCGACGGCGAGACGGCGACGGTCGCGGTGCTGGTCGCGACGGCCGCGAGCATCCTCGTGAAGGCGGCCCTGACCGCCCCCGGCCCGGACCGACGGTTCGCCTCGCGGGTGGCGCTGTGGAGCGGCGTGGTGCTGGCCGGCGCGACCCTCGTCACGGCCGCGCTCCTGCTCTAG
- a CDS encoding amphi-Trp domain-containing protein — MPEETLFETEQRMDRTGVADYLRSLADSLDGDGPVTLRAGDSSISLDPPAEVEFEVKAEREGPADGDGELSIEVELEWPENAPRDGTDDSLSIE; from the coding sequence ATGCCCGAAGAGACGCTCTTCGAGACCGAACAGCGAATGGATCGCACCGGCGTCGCCGACTACCTCCGCTCGCTCGCGGACTCGCTCGACGGCGACGGCCCGGTGACGCTGCGCGCCGGCGACTCGTCGATCTCGCTCGACCCGCCGGCGGAAGTCGAGTTCGAGGTCAAAGCCGAACGCGAGGGGCCGGCCGACGGCGACGGCGAACTCAGTATCGAGGTCGAACTCGAGTGGCCGGAGAACGCGCCGCGCGACGGTACCGACGACTCGCTCAGCATCGAGTGA
- a CDS encoding PadR family transcriptional regulator, translated as MHDLTGFQRDLLYVIAGQEEPHGLAIKEELEEYYEKEIHHGRLYPNLDTLVDKGLVEKGQRDRRTNFYTLTRRGRREIDARRDWEDQYVDL; from the coding sequence ATGCACGACCTCACAGGCTTCCAGCGCGACCTCCTCTACGTCATCGCCGGGCAGGAGGAGCCACACGGGCTCGCGATCAAGGAGGAACTCGAGGAGTACTACGAGAAGGAGATCCACCACGGCCGGCTCTACCCGAACCTCGACACCCTCGTCGACAAGGGCCTCGTCGAGAAGGGCCAGCGCGACCGACGGACGAACTTCTACACGCTCACACGGCGTGGCCGTCGCGAGATCGACGCCCGGCGTGACTGGGAAGACCAGTACGTCGACCTCTAG